Proteins from a genomic interval of Papaver somniferum cultivar HN1 chromosome 4, ASM357369v1, whole genome shotgun sequence:
- the LOC113272110 gene encoding F-box protein At3g07870-like — MVGSCNGLVCFCIPHHRVNDPVYICNPITTEYINLPRLEIKYGVVISGFGYHFSSNTYKVVRIHYTDRFRTFEPITKGSVEIYTLGSGTGWRNIGEITYKLCDTGVLANGSLYWLDYEQKRIVVFPLGDEHFRCLPTIPQCLRDSENATYHVKVLGGDLCLVHVDAGKHVHIWSYKNKHKRNDIDNDKEEGYQSLSWTLEFRIPCIDPDGKYEPFALTKKNEVLLWLNRTCLCCYDKTDDCLYEIVAEDRNLSFGAF, encoded by the coding sequence ATGGTTGGTTCGtgcaatggtttggtttgtttcTGTATACCCCATCATAGAGTTAATGATCCTGTCTACATCTGCAATCCTATCACTACGGAGTACATTAACCTTCCGAGGTTGGAAATTAAATATGGTGTCGTTATTAGTGGATTTGGATACCATTTTTCGAGTAACACCTACAAAGTTGTTCGTATCCACTACACAGATAGGTTCCGGACATTTGAGCCAATCACCAAAGGATCTGTTGAGATATACACACTTGGGAGCGGCACAGGATGGAGAAATATCGGTGAAATCACCTATAAATTGTGCGACACAGGTGTTCTTGCAAATGGATCACTTTACTGGTTGGACTACGAGCAAAAAAGAATCGTGGTTTTTCCTTTGGGAGATGAACATTTTCGATGCCTCCCAACAATACCACAATGTTTGCGTGATAGTGAGAATGCAACGTATCACGTCAAGGTGTTGGGAGGGGATTTATGTCTTGTTCATGTAGATGCGGGCAAGCATGTACACATATGGTCATATAAAAATAAGCATAAGAGAAACGACATCGATAATGATAAAGAAGAGGGGTATCAATCTTTGAGTTGGACTTTGGAGTTTCGCATTCCATGCATTGATCCAGATGGGAAATACGAGCCATTCGCCCTCACGAAGAAAAACGAGGTTCTATTATGGTTAAATAGAACATGTCTCTGTTGTTACGACAAAACAGATGATTGTTTATACGAAATTGTGGCAGAGGATCGAAATTTAAGTTTCGGGGCTTTTTAA